From the Myxococcales bacterium genome, one window contains:
- a CDS encoding winged helix-turn-helix domain-containing protein: MRALVFQGLACQCYFTGRYAGAARHALRALQAAHEAKFRYVAMLGTDMRGHALVQLGQLQRGIALLEQANRQAQRLGLTNNAFAVDTSIATYAARFVPEVEALARVEALLRRRAHDSYSRRVLLVEAAVQRALRGRRSEAVAALADADRDALRGDTRRGRVVALLARLWVTRWQAGPAACAALVAQARGLIEPRDVAFRCELLAFEILVARAAGDDDGVTRALDELRGLWRATQHFAAKAALGQFDAARPADAFDEDTLTPVLRAVAQRDATALSRVLALGLLGAVPELLGLAPGRRIILIPSEDLVLLEDHGDVIVRHRPPRWCPALLRILASGAATKERIVAGLWGLRAYHPELHDPPVRTTIHRLRTFLQPHGRWIEVGDDGYRTTVPVHLVSGAEPPPLDVAPLWDEGEIPSLRSHLAPAPVTAAPVAEPPQRVLQYLTEHARATVPEVARALELSPSTALRALRTLVGQRRVERVGFARATSYRLRPEA; this comes from the coding sequence GTGCGCGCGCTGGTGTTCCAGGGCCTGGCCTGCCAGTGCTACTTCACCGGGCGCTACGCCGGCGCCGCGCGCCACGCGCTGCGGGCCCTGCAGGCCGCCCACGAGGCGAAGTTCCGGTACGTCGCGATGCTCGGCACCGACATGCGCGGCCACGCGCTGGTGCAGCTCGGCCAGCTCCAGCGCGGCATCGCGCTGCTCGAGCAGGCCAACCGCCAGGCGCAGCGGCTCGGGCTGACCAACAACGCGTTCGCCGTCGACACGTCGATCGCCACCTACGCCGCGCGGTTCGTGCCCGAGGTCGAGGCCCTGGCGCGGGTCGAGGCGCTCTTGCGGCGGCGCGCCCACGACTCGTACTCGCGGCGCGTGCTGCTGGTCGAGGCCGCGGTGCAGCGCGCGCTGCGCGGGCGTCGCTCCGAGGCGGTCGCGGCCCTCGCGGACGCCGACCGCGACGCGCTCCGCGGCGACACGCGGCGCGGCCGGGTCGTGGCGCTGCTGGCGCGGCTATGGGTGACGCGCTGGCAGGCGGGGCCGGCGGCGTGCGCGGCGCTGGTCGCGCAGGCCCGGGGGCTGATCGAGCCGCGCGACGTCGCGTTCCGGTGTGAGCTGCTCGCGTTCGAGATCCTGGTCGCCCGCGCCGCCGGCGACGACGACGGCGTGACGCGCGCCCTCGACGAGCTGCGCGGGCTGTGGCGCGCGACCCAGCACTTCGCCGCCAAGGCTGCGCTCGGTCAGTTCGACGCGGCCCGCCCCGCCGACGCCTTCGACGAGGACACGCTGACGCCGGTGCTGCGCGCGGTGGCCCAGCGCGACGCGACCGCGCTGTCGCGCGTGCTGGCGCTCGGGCTCCTGGGCGCGGTGCCCGAGCTGCTCGGCCTGGCGCCAGGGCGCCGCATCATCCTGATCCCGTCCGAGGACCTGGTGCTGCTCGAGGATCACGGCGACGTGATCGTGCGCCACCGACCGCCGCGCTGGTGCCCGGCGCTGCTGCGCATCCTGGCCAGCGGCGCGGCCACGAAGGAGCGCATCGTCGCCGGGCTCTGGGGCCTGCGCGCGTACCACCCCGAGCTGCACGATCCGCCGGTGCGCACGACGATCCACCGCCTGCGCACGTTCCTGCAGCCGCACGGGCGCTGGATCGAGGTCGGCGACGATGGCTACCGTACGACGGTGCCGGTGCACCTCGTCAGCGGCGCCGAGCCGCCGCCGCTCGACGTCGCGCCGCTGTGGGACGAGGGCGAGATCCCATCGCTGCGCTCACACCTCGCGCCCGCGCCGGTGACGGCGGCGCCGGTCGCCGAGCCGCCGCAGCGGGTGCTGCAGTACCTGACCGAGCACGCGCGGGCGACCGTGCCGGAGGTCGCGCGCGCCCTCGAGCTGTCGCCCAGCACGGCGCTGCGCGCGCTGCGCACGCTGGTCGGCCAGCGTCGCGTCGAGCGCGTGGGCTTCGCGCGCGCTACGTCCTACCGGCTCCGCCCCGAGGCATGA
- the pgl gene encoding 6-phosphogluconolactonase — MTATRWHEVAEVGALHRAARDRIVAAATEAIAARGCFRIVLAGGGTPRGAYRLVRAAPMAWAAWHVYFGDERCLPPGHAERNDHAAAEAWLDHVEIPPAQVHAIAAERGPEVAAAAYAATLADVEEFDLVLLGLGEDGHTASLFPGHAWDGADAIAIVDAPKPPPARVSMSAARLSRARAVLVLVDGVSKLDAVARWQAGADLPIRAIQPAAGVDVLITAMPSARSAD, encoded by the coding sequence ATGACCGCGACCCGCTGGCACGAGGTCGCCGAGGTCGGCGCGCTGCACCGCGCGGCGCGCGATCGGATCGTCGCCGCCGCGACCGAGGCCATCGCGGCCCGCGGCTGCTTCCGGATCGTGCTGGCCGGCGGCGGCACCCCGCGCGGCGCCTACCGCCTGGTGCGCGCCGCGCCGATGGCGTGGGCCGCGTGGCACGTGTACTTCGGTGACGAGCGCTGCCTGCCGCCGGGGCACGCCGAGCGCAACGATCACGCCGCCGCCGAGGCCTGGCTCGATCACGTCGAGATCCCGCCGGCGCAGGTGCACGCGATCGCCGCCGAGCGCGGGCCCGAGGTCGCCGCCGCGGCCTACGCCGCGACGCTGGCCGACGTCGAGGAGTTCGATCTGGTGCTGCTCGGCCTCGGCGAGGACGGCCACACCGCGAGCCTGTTCCCGGGCCACGCGTGGGACGGCGCCGACGCGATCGCGATCGTCGACGCGCCCAAGCCGCCGCCGGCCCGGGTGTCGATGAGCGCCGCGCGCCTGAGCCGGGCGCGCGCGGTGCTGGTCCTGGTCGACGGCGTCAGCAAGCTCGACGCGGTCGCGCGCTGGCAGGCCGGCGCCGACCTGCCGATCCGGGCGATCCAGCCAGCCGCCGGCGTCGACGTGCTGATCACCGCGATGCCGTCGGCGCGCTCGGCGGATTGA
- the pgi gene encoding glucose-6-phosphate isomerase translates to MSQLPPRLTERPEWQALRAHAAALAPRHLRDLFADDPARGERLTAEAAGLYADYSKQRVTDETLGLLVALAEVAGVRARLEAMFAGAKINVTEGRAVLHVALRAPATEAIVVDGHDVVPDVHAVLARMTAFAERVRGGAWTGHTGRPLRAIVNIGIGGSDLGPVMAYQALRHYAQPELTVRFVSNVDGTDFVEAVRGLDPAETLFIVCSKTFTTQETLANARAARAWCLRTLDDEAAIARHFVAVSTNAAAVAAFGIDPANMFGFWDWVGGRYSMESAIGLSTMIAIGPAHFRDLLAGSRAMDEHVRAAPLAQNLPVLLALIGLWNTSFLGAETVAVLPYDQYLARFPAYLQQLTMESNGKRVTVDGAEVDYPTGPIYWGEPGTNGQHSFYQLIHQGTRLVPCDFIGFGRTLNPLGDQHDLLMANLLAQSEALAFGKTVDEVVAEGTAPALVPHRVFPGNRPSTTILAEQLTPHVLGALVALYEHLVFVQGVIWSLDSFDQWGVELGKALARRTAAEVTSVDEPALTHDSSTNALIRRYRAWRR, encoded by the coding sequence ATGTCCCAGCTCCCTCCTCGCCTGACCGAGCGCCCCGAGTGGCAGGCGCTGCGCGCCCACGCCGCCGCCCTGGCGCCGCGCCACCTGCGCGACCTGTTCGCCGACGATCCCGCGCGCGGCGAGCGCCTCACGGCCGAGGCCGCCGGCCTCTACGCCGACTACTCGAAGCAGCGCGTCACCGACGAGACCCTGGGCTTGCTGGTCGCGCTGGCCGAGGTCGCCGGCGTGCGCGCGCGGCTCGAGGCGATGTTCGCCGGCGCCAAGATCAACGTCACCGAGGGCCGCGCGGTCCTGCACGTCGCGCTGCGGGCGCCGGCGACCGAGGCGATCGTCGTCGACGGCCACGACGTCGTGCCCGACGTCCACGCGGTGCTCGCGCGCATGACCGCCTTCGCGGAGCGGGTCCGCGGCGGCGCCTGGACCGGCCACACCGGGCGGCCGCTCCGGGCGATCGTCAACATCGGCATCGGCGGCTCGGATCTCGGGCCGGTGATGGCGTACCAGGCGCTGCGCCACTACGCGCAGCCAGAGCTGACCGTCCGGTTCGTGTCCAACGTCGACGGCACCGACTTCGTCGAGGCGGTGCGCGGCCTCGATCCGGCCGAGACGCTGTTCATCGTGTGCTCGAAGACGTTCACGACCCAGGAGACGCTGGCCAACGCCCGGGCGGCGCGGGCCTGGTGCCTGCGCACCCTCGACGACGAGGCCGCGATCGCCCGGCACTTCGTCGCGGTCTCGACCAACGCCGCCGCGGTCGCCGCGTTCGGCATCGACCCCGCCAACATGTTCGGCTTCTGGGACTGGGTCGGCGGGCGTTACTCGATGGAGTCGGCGATCGGCCTGTCGACGATGATCGCGATCGGCCCCGCGCACTTCCGCGACCTGCTGGCCGGCTCGCGCGCGATGGACGAGCACGTCCGCGCCGCGCCGCTGGCCCAGAACCTGCCGGTGCTGCTCGCGCTGATCGGGCTCTGGAACACGTCGTTCCTCGGCGCCGAGACCGTGGCGGTCCTGCCCTACGACCAGTACCTGGCGCGGTTCCCGGCCTACCTGCAGCAGCTGACGATGGAGAGCAACGGCAAGCGCGTGACCGTCGACGGCGCCGAGGTCGACTACCCGACCGGGCCGATCTACTGGGGCGAGCCCGGCACCAACGGCCAGCACTCGTTCTACCAGCTCATCCACCAGGGCACGCGCCTGGTCCCGTGCGACTTCATCGGCTTCGGCCGCACGCTCAACCCGCTCGGCGACCAGCACGATCTGCTGATGGCCAACCTGCTCGCGCAGAGCGAGGCGCTGGCGTTCGGCAAGACCGTCGACGAGGTCGTGGCCGAGGGCACCGCGCCGGCGCTGGTGCCGCACCGGGTCTTCCCCGGCAACCGCCCCTCGACGACGATCCTGGCCGAGCAGCTCACGCCGCACGTGCTCGGCGCGCTGGTGGCGCTGTACGAGCACCTGGTGTTCGTCCAGGGCGTGATCTGGTCGCTCGACTCGTTCGATCAGTGGGGCGTCGAGCTGGGCAAGGCCCTGGCCAGGCGCACCGCCGCCGAGGTGACCAGCGTCGACGAGCCGGCGCTCACGCACGACAGCTCGACCAACGCGCTGATCCGCCGCTACCGCGCCTGGCGCCGGTAG
- a CDS encoding endonuclease V, whose translation MIVCVDVQYGVTAVTAALVGWHAWPDATAACELVDRHPPDPAPYVPGAFYQRELPYLAAIIARAPAPVTTIVIDGHVWLGPDRGGLGVHVHHRFGVPVIGVAKSAFVGAPALPVVRGGSARPLHVTAIGVEPAVAAAQLAAMHGPFRLPTLIKRADSLARGHR comes from the coding sequence ATGATCGTCTGCGTCGACGTGCAGTACGGCGTGACCGCGGTGACCGCCGCGCTGGTCGGGTGGCACGCGTGGCCCGACGCCACCGCGGCGTGCGAGCTGGTCGATCGACACCCGCCCGATCCGGCGCCGTACGTGCCCGGCGCGTTCTACCAGCGCGAGCTGCCGTACCTGGCGGCGATCATCGCGCGCGCGCCGGCGCCGGTGACGACGATCGTCATCGACGGCCACGTCTGGCTCGGGCCCGATCGAGGCGGGCTCGGGGTCCACGTCCACCACCGCTTCGGCGTGCCGGTGATCGGCGTCGCCAAGTCGGCGTTCGTCGGCGCGCCCGCGCTGCCGGTCGTGCGCGGCGGCAGCGCCCGGCCGCTGCACGTCACCGCGATCGGCGTCGAGCCGGCGGTCGCCGCGGCCCAGCTCGCCGCGATGCACGGGCCGTTCCGCCTGCCGACGCTGATCAAGCGCGCCGACTCGCTCGCGCGCGGCCATCGCTGA
- a CDS encoding glycosyltransferase family 2 protein: MKACVILPALNEAAHIGELVAELRALTDLSCGPPTVLVIDDGSRDGTAEVARAAGAEVVSHPHNRGVGAAFRTGVEWVRGRDFDLMAHMDSDGQVLPSDLALVLEPVAADACDLAIGSRFAGARPEGMAGWKQTALTGFARGVSALMGHSLRDLTCGFRCMNRLVIDALAPTFDYDYITESLVQAAAAGARIREVPVTVLYPPEHGGMSRRVLRYSSRLLGTTAYAYYHGFIAPRLRR, from the coding sequence GTGAAGGCGTGTGTGATCCTGCCGGCCCTCAACGAGGCCGCCCACATCGGCGAGCTGGTCGCCGAGCTGCGCGCGCTCACCGACCTGTCGTGCGGCCCGCCGACCGTGCTGGTGATCGATGACGGCTCGCGCGACGGCACCGCCGAGGTGGCGCGGGCCGCCGGGGCCGAGGTCGTCAGCCACCCGCACAACCGTGGCGTCGGCGCGGCGTTCCGCACCGGCGTCGAGTGGGTCCGCGGGCGCGACTTCGATCTGATGGCTCACATGGACTCGGACGGCCAGGTGCTGCCGAGCGACCTCGCGCTGGTGCTCGAGCCGGTCGCCGCCGACGCGTGCGACCTGGCGATCGGCTCGCGGTTCGCCGGCGCCCGCCCCGAGGGCATGGCCGGCTGGAAGCAGACCGCGCTGACCGGGTTCGCGCGCGGCGTCAGCGCGCTGATGGGCCACTCGCTGCGCGATCTCACGTGCGGGTTCCGCTGCATGAACCGCCTGGTCATCGACGCGCTGGCCCCGACCTTCGACTACGACTACATCACCGAGTCGCTGGTGCAGGCCGCCGCCGCCGGCGCCCGCATCCGCGAGGTGCCGGTGACGGTGCTGTACCCGCCCGAGCACGGCGGCATGAGCCGGCGCGTGCTGCGCTACAGCTCGCGCCTGCTCGGCACCACGGCCTACGCCTACTACCACGGCTTCATCGCGCCGCGCCTGCGCCGATGA
- a CDS encoding DUF1592 domain-containing protein — MRRSLLLVLAIAAVGCGADDGGGGYDYAASPAAARFADHCEVCHGEAGDGGLAPRLRDTDLSLATLTSTIAERMPPSDPGSCTGACASELAAFIRDGLRSSALACDVIPPGPRQLRLLTRREYRATVADLLGAAAPAMTCARATDCAFRDACAAGRCEPSACDAHTFVFDPGGRTYATVHVAGSWNGWPGTAAGGGWPLTYAPATGQWTGTFTLGAGEHTYKFVLDERDWVEDPRAPTSVPDGFGGRNSVVALACAGGASDPVAAVPIESRPTGFLFDTNAAAQAVTAGHVEAYLAAAGQLADDAVARKAALYPCDWAGDRAGCARAWLAAFGRRAFRRPLTTPELDRYGALADADDDAGLATALHALLISPHFLYRSELGEAQGDGSFRLTGYERATALAYALVGSTPDDALLAAAERGELDDVAGLEREARRLLDDPRARTQVGEFALQWLGAEAVATADKRPDLFPDFDPPTRAALAHETRAFAAHVVFDGGHTLGELLTADYTILDPVAARFYGVAAPTDPTGKVAYTDGRRAGVLGHASVLASHAHSDQTSPIRRGLFVRRNLLCQALPPPPAFAGGVPEVDPGATTRERFAQHTANPVCAGCHRFIDGLGFGFEQFDPVGRWRTLDAGHPIDATGELRDVERLGSGTSMPYATVPELATLVAASDAATTCFTRQYVRFTRGVRTGLADRCARIAMSERLAAAGGDVRELMIATIVSPDFGVRR; from the coding sequence ATGCGTCGCTCGCTCCTCCTCGTGCTCGCGATCGCGGCGGTCGGGTGCGGCGCCGACGACGGCGGCGGCGGCTACGACTACGCCGCCAGTCCTGCCGCGGCGCGCTTCGCCGACCACTGCGAGGTCTGCCACGGCGAGGCCGGCGACGGCGGCCTGGCGCCGCGGCTGCGCGACACCGACCTGTCGCTGGCGACGTTGACCTCGACCATCGCCGAGCGCATGCCGCCGAGCGATCCGGGCAGCTGCACCGGCGCCTGCGCCAGCGAGCTAGCCGCGTTCATCCGCGACGGCCTCCGCTCGTCGGCCCTGGCCTGCGACGTGATCCCGCCGGGGCCGCGCCAGCTCCGGCTGCTGACCCGACGCGAGTACCGCGCGACCGTCGCCGACCTCCTCGGCGCCGCGGCGCCGGCGATGACCTGCGCGCGCGCCACCGACTGCGCCTTCCGCGACGCCTGCGCCGCGGGCCGGTGCGAGCCCAGCGCCTGCGACGCGCACACGTTCGTGTTCGATCCCGGCGGCCGCACCTACGCCACCGTGCACGTCGCCGGCTCGTGGAACGGCTGGCCCGGCACCGCGGCCGGCGGCGGCTGGCCGCTGACCTACGCGCCAGCGACCGGGCAATGGACCGGCACGTTCACGCTCGGCGCCGGCGAGCACACCTACAAGTTCGTGCTCGACGAGCGCGACTGGGTCGAGGATCCGCGCGCCCCGACCTCGGTGCCTGACGGCTTCGGCGGTCGCAACTCGGTGGTGGCCTTGGCGTGCGCCGGCGGCGCCAGCGATCCGGTGGCGGCGGTGCCGATCGAGTCGCGCCCGACCGGGTTCCTGTTCGACACCAACGCCGCCGCGCAGGCGGTGACCGCGGGCCACGTCGAGGCCTACCTGGCCGCGGCTGGGCAGCTCGCCGACGACGCGGTCGCGCGCAAGGCCGCGCTCTACCCGTGCGACTGGGCCGGCGATCGCGCCGGTTGCGCGCGCGCCTGGCTCGCGGCCTTCGGGCGCCGCGCGTTCCGGCGCCCGCTGACCACGCCCGAGCTCGATCGCTACGGCGCGCTGGCCGACGCCGACGACGACGCGGGGCTCGCGACCGCGCTGCACGCGCTCCTGATCTCGCCGCACTTCCTGTACCGCTCGGAGCTGGGCGAGGCGCAGGGCGACGGCAGCTTCCGCTTGACCGGGTACGAGCGCGCGACCGCGCTGGCCTACGCGCTGGTCGGCAGCACGCCCGACGACGCGCTCCTGGCCGCGGCCGAGCGCGGCGAGCTCGACGACGTCGCCGGCCTCGAGCGCGAGGCCCGGCGGCTGCTCGACGATCCCCGGGCGCGGACCCAGGTCGGCGAGTTCGCGCTGCAGTGGCTCGGCGCCGAGGCGGTCGCGACCGCCGACAAGCGCCCGGACCTGTTCCCCGACTTCGATCCGCCGACCCGCGCGGCGCTGGCCCACGAGACCCGCGCGTTCGCGGCCCACGTCGTCTTCGACGGCGGCCACACGCTCGGCGAGCTGCTGACCGCCGACTACACGATCCTCGACCCGGTCGCGGCGCGGTTCTACGGCGTGGCCGCGCCGACCGATCCGACCGGCAAGGTCGCGTACACCGACGGTCGGCGCGCCGGCGTGCTCGGCCACGCCAGCGTGCTCGCCAGCCACGCGCACTCGGATCAGACCTCGCCGATCCGGCGCGGGCTGTTCGTGCGCCGCAACCTCCTGTGCCAGGCGCTGCCGCCGCCGCCGGCGTTCGCGGGCGGCGTGCCCGAGGTCGACCCCGGCGCGACCACGCGCGAGCGCTTCGCGCAGCACACCGCCAACCCGGTGTGCGCGGGCTGCCACCGCTTCATCGACGGCCTCGGCTTCGGCTTCGAGCAGTTCGATCCGGTCGGGCGCTGGCGCACCCTCGACGCCGGCCACCCGATCGACGCGACCGGCGAGCTGCGCGACGTCGAGCGCCTCGGCAGCGGCACGTCGATGCCGTACGCGACCGTGCCCGAGCTGGCGACCTTGGTCGCGGCCAGCGACGCGGCCACGACCTGCTTCACCCGGCAGTACGTGCGGTTCACGCGCGGCGTGCGCACCGGCCTGGCCGATCGCTGCGCCCGCATCGCCATGTCCGAGCGCCTGGCCGCCGCCGGCGGCGACGTGCGCGAGCTGATGATCGCGACGATCGTGTCGCCCGACTTCGGGGTGCGGCGATGA
- a CDS encoding DUF1552 domain-containing protein, translating into MTRIDRRAFLKLGGAALLAAPFARPGRSVSAHAHAGTARRLIVFNFPDGVVGPSSDGEPSLWHPTGGETSFSLPAELAPLERHRGACVFFRGLSMGPADQGSHPGGAKKLLTGVDGGNGVSIDQHLAATVGATSPFRHLYLGAMARHNGASGDKHISYVAPGITVAPDDDPVAAFGRLFAGGSTSGGGPDPAAARELSVLDSAAGELEALRGALGERDRVRLELHLESLREVEARIMATGGGGGATCTDPRIDGDGLTPATLYAPERFPQILRAQTDLMVQAMACGLTKVGVIQASHHTSELIMSRFAGTPMYDPGFDMRSHQASHYGPRHDLAHREYRDYLAQRVWWVEQFAYLLDQLAARPEDGGTMLDHSLVLLATEVCDGNTHGHDDMPFVLAGGGGGAIRTGRLLSFDYRRHADLLVALAHAMGDPIGGFGEASSGPLPGLLA; encoded by the coding sequence ATGACCCGGATCGATCGACGCGCGTTCCTGAAGCTCGGCGGCGCGGCCCTGCTCGCGGCGCCGTTCGCGCGCCCCGGCCGCAGCGTCTCGGCCCACGCCCACGCCGGCACCGCGCGCCGCCTGATCGTCTTCAACTTCCCCGACGGCGTGGTCGGTCCGTCGAGCGACGGCGAGCCCAGCCTGTGGCACCCGACCGGCGGCGAGACCTCGTTCTCCCTGCCGGCCGAGCTGGCGCCGCTCGAGCGCCACCGCGGCGCGTGCGTGTTCTTCCGCGGCCTGTCGATGGGGCCGGCCGATCAGGGCAGCCACCCCGGCGGCGCCAAGAAGCTCCTGACCGGCGTCGACGGCGGCAACGGCGTGTCGATCGATCAGCACCTGGCGGCGACCGTCGGCGCGACCTCGCCGTTCCGGCACCTGTACCTGGGCGCGATGGCCCGGCACAACGGCGCCAGCGGCGACAAGCACATCTCCTACGTCGCGCCCGGCATCACGGTCGCGCCCGACGACGATCCGGTCGCCGCGTTCGGGCGGCTGTTCGCGGGCGGCTCGACCAGCGGTGGCGGCCCCGACCCGGCCGCGGCCCGCGAGCTGAGCGTCCTCGACAGCGCCGCCGGCGAGCTCGAGGCCCTGCGCGGAGCCCTCGGCGAGCGCGACCGCGTGCGCCTCGAGCTGCACCTCGAGTCGCTGCGCGAGGTCGAGGCCCGGATCATGGCGACCGGCGGCGGCGGCGGCGCGACGTGCACCGACCCGCGCATCGACGGCGACGGCCTGACCCCGGCGACCCTGTACGCGCCCGAACGGTTCCCGCAGATCCTCCGGGCTCAGACCGACCTGATGGTGCAGGCGATGGCGTGCGGGCTGACCAAGGTCGGCGTGATCCAGGCCTCGCACCACACCAGCGAGCTGATCATGAGCCGGTTCGCGGGCACGCCCATGTACGACCCGGGCTTCGACATGCGCAGCCACCAGGCCTCGCACTACGGGCCGCGCCACGATCTCGCGCACCGCGAGTACCGCGACTACCTGGCCCAGCGGGTGTGGTGGGTCGAGCAGTTCGCGTACCTGCTCGACCAGCTCGCGGCCCGACCCGAGGACGGCGGCACGATGCTCGATCACTCGCTGGTGCTGCTGGCGACCGAGGTCTGCGACGGCAACACCCACGGCCACGACGACATGCCGTTCGTGCTCGCCGGCGGCGGCGGCGGCGCGATCCGCACCGGCCGGCTCTTGTCGTTCGACTACCGCCGCCACGCCGACCTGCTGGTCGCGCTGGCCCACGCGATGGGCGATCCGATCGGCGGGTTCGGCGAGGCGTCGAGCGGCCCGCTGCCCGGCCTGCTGGCCTGA
- a CDS encoding alpha/beta hydrolase, translating into MQLDLRQRLRVGLMRRAMRVLQGTPALRRRLLAQARAEVDAGLEPDLAVLAALDRRTRDSQVWHRTPTEARRHMRTSIAVVEDFAPGLAVTVRDLTIAGAVGPRPARAYTPAGATEPGPALVFFHGGGWVTGDLDTHDGLCRKLAALGGVRVIAVDYRLAPEHPYPAAADDAIAAYRDVVARADELRVRRDRLGVTGDSAGGNLSAVVALAVRADPHPPALQALLYPATDLTCSYPSHVRLADAPILAARAIRWYRGHYLGATPSAERLREPTLSPLLASALAGAAPAYVVIAGFDPLRDEGAAYVDALRAAGVEAELRDEPALVHGFTLLTGVSPACARATDAICAHVGARLRAG; encoded by the coding sequence ATGCAGCTTGATCTGCGCCAGCGCCTGAGGGTCGGGTTGATGCGCCGGGCGATGCGCGTGCTCCAGGGCACGCCGGCGTTGCGCCGCCGGCTCCTCGCCCAGGCCCGCGCCGAGGTCGACGCCGGGCTCGAGCCGGACCTCGCGGTGCTCGCGGCGCTCGACCGGCGCACCCGCGACTCGCAGGTCTGGCACCGGACGCCGACCGAGGCCCGGCGCCACATGCGCACGTCGATCGCGGTGGTCGAGGACTTCGCGCCCGGCCTGGCGGTCACCGTCCGCGACCTCACGATCGCCGGTGCCGTCGGGCCGCGCCCGGCGCGCGCGTACACGCCGGCCGGCGCCACCGAGCCGGGCCCGGCGCTGGTGTTCTTCCACGGCGGCGGCTGGGTCACCGGCGACCTCGACACCCACGACGGCCTGTGTCGCAAGCTGGCGGCGCTCGGCGGCGTGCGCGTGATCGCGGTCGACTACCGCCTGGCGCCCGAGCACCCGTACCCGGCCGCGGCCGACGACGCGATCGCCGCGTACCGCGACGTCGTGGCCCGCGCGGACGAGCTGCGCGTGCGCCGCGATCGCCTCGGCGTGACCGGTGACAGCGCCGGCGGCAACCTGTCGGCGGTGGTGGCGTTGGCGGTGCGCGCGGATCCGCACCCGCCGGCGCTGCAGGCGCTGCTGTACCCCGCGACCGATCTCACCTGCTCGTACCCGTCGCACGTCCGCCTGGCCGACGCCCCGATCCTGGCGGCGCGCGCGATCCGCTGGTACCGCGGCCACTACCTGGGCGCGACGCCGTCGGCCGAGCGGCTGCGCGAGCCGACGCTGTCGCCGCTGCTCGCGTCGGCCCTGGCCGGGGCCGCGCCCGCCTACGTGGTCATCGCCGGCTTCGATCCGCTGCGCGACGAGGGCGCCGCCTACGTCGACGCGCTCCGCGCCGCCGGCGTCGAGGCCGAGCTGCGCGACGAGCCCGCGCTGGTGCACGGGTTCACGCTGCTCACGGGCGTGAGCCCGGCCTGCGCCCGCGCCACCGACGCGATCTGCGCGCACGTCGGCGCCCGACTGCGCGCCGGCTGA
- a CDS encoding FHA domain-containing protein yields MSQPTVVVTLGNAQLGLDSRINRIFVGRDPAASQLAFLDPGLSRRHAEVWLGQGQVFIRDLGSANGTWVNGQHIGANVVSLTPGMQVSLGSVPLALAWTGGGAIAAQPPPPAFAAQLAQHQAQQAAAAAAPLTGPLASEPLPRDFAYRRQDANGNGVVLLALRQDTTWAGTVLDGFVEFTALDNETVASITVELVERHEDGSSKGHVWDRVLVRQGPWKSMKGDVLPLPFKIEVPSGVASSSRAVRWCLRAMVDIAWASDVDVELDLTVRNPDLERIRDAMGSLDYRFSEWKSKPHAQRYDAGFMPPAQHRNRINEVKIGIEYLGAQVKLLLDIDKKGFDKEGAVALDLAQLRSASVEVLAATLQKVITDAMAGK; encoded by the coding sequence GCCTCGATTCACGGATCAACCGCATCTTCGTCGGGCGCGATCCCGCGGCGTCGCAGCTCGCGTTCCTCGACCCCGGCCTGTCGCGCCGCCACGCCGAGGTGTGGCTGGGCCAGGGCCAGGTGTTCATCCGCGACCTCGGGTCGGCCAACGGCACCTGGGTCAACGGCCAGCACATCGGCGCCAACGTCGTCTCGCTGACGCCGGGCATGCAGGTGTCGCTGGGCTCGGTGCCGCTGGCGCTGGCGTGGACCGGCGGCGGCGCGATCGCCGCCCAGCCGCCGCCGCCCGCGTTCGCGGCCCAGCTCGCCCAGCACCAGGCCCAGCAGGCCGCGGCCGCCGCCGCGCCGCTGACCGGGCCGCTGGCGTCGGAGCCGCTGCCGCGGGACTTCGCGTACCGCCGCCAGGACGCCAACGGCAACGGCGTCGTCCTGCTGGCGCTGCGCCAGGACACGACCTGGGCCGGCACGGTGCTCGACGGCTTCGTCGAGTTCACCGCGCTCGACAACGAGACCGTCGCGTCGATCACCGTCGAGCTGGTCGAGCGGCACGAGGACGGATCGAGCAAGGGCCACGTCTGGGATCGCGTGCTGGTGCGGCAGGGCCCGTGGAAGTCGATGAAGGGCGACGTGCTGCCGCTGCCGTTCAAGATCGAGGTGCCGAGCGGGGTCGCGTCGTCGAGCCGCGCGGTGCGCTGGTGCCTGCGCGCGATGGTCGACATCGCGTGGGCGTCCGACGTCGACGTCGAGCTCGACCTGACCGTGCGCAACCCCGACCTCGAGCGGATCCGCGACGCGATGGGCTCGCTCGACTACCGGTTCAGCGAGTGGAAGTCCAAGCCCCACGCGCAGCGCTACGACGCCGGGTTCATGCCGCCGGCCCAGCACCGCAACCGCATCAACGAGGTCAAGATCGGCATCGAGTACCTGGGCGCCCAGGTCAAGCTGCTGCTCGACATCGACAAGAAGGGCTTCGACAAGGAGGGCGCGGTCGCGCTCGACCTGGCGCAGCTGCGCTCGGCCTCGGTCGAGGTGCTGGCCGCGACGCTGCAGAAGGTGATCACCGACGCGATGGCCGGCAAGTAG